A window of Rosa rugosa chromosome 7, drRosRugo1.1, whole genome shotgun sequence genomic DNA:
AGGCCGGAAAAAGGGAAGGAGGAGCTGTAGTTTGAGCATTGGCCCGAAAGACCAGGGTTGGGATAGAAGGCCCCGCCGTTTGAGGCTGACCCGAGCCCTCGAGGGACGCCGCCTCATCCTCCGTCTCCAGGGGACATCTCTCTCCTCCATGCTAACCATCGCACATTGCCTGCAACGCCCTAGCAGTCTTTCGTACCGAAACTGGAGTGTTAGAATATCCACAGGGGAAACCCTAACCGTACGGTTCAGGCGAACCGGATCATTAATGGGAAGAACAAGACGCACACGTGCAGATCCTTGGCGCAAAGCAGTTCGATCAACCTGCAACACTTCACCAATAGTTTCACCAATCAACCGAACCGTTGGTTCAGTTAAGATTCCTGGAGGAAGACCCTGCACCTCCACCCAGATCCACACAAATTCAAGCTTGACGGCAGAGATGTCAGAAAAGCCGTCGTAGTCATTGAGGAGCACCATGGCCCGCTGAAATCCCCACGGTCCTCCCTGCTTCACTCTGGCAATATCATGCTCATGAGTAAACGTAAACAAGAAACGATCAGCACGAGGTTGAACCGCAACAGTCCCCGTCAGACGCCACATAGATCTGATGGCGCTACAGAAGGAATCCAGAACCACCGCTCGGCTACTATTCAATCTCCCGACTAGGTAGAAGTTCCGAGCCAGGAACTCTTTCCCCGGGCTTCGTAGGTTGCCTAAATCCACCGTCTCTTCGCCGTCCTTCAGCGACAGCCTAGTCGCAAGTCTAGCAGTCATGGAAGCAATAGCAGCGGCCATGAAATCAAGGGGGGCGCCGCACAATTCAATcaccaaaccctaaccctagcagagcgtaaggagagagagagcgagagagaatcgcggtatagaaatttttttttactactTTTgttaattcaaagaaaataatattcaaatttgacatcTCCATTGTAGTTAAAATTAGTTAAAATGTGAACATGTCAATTTTGTCCCGTCATatgtcaaatttaaatttgaccAAAGCAAAAAAACATtgccattggagatgctcttagaatAATTGCGTGAACAAACGAactcttccttttgttttttggttaaCCAAACGAACTTCATTGGGTTTAGGGAAGCGAGAGGTGAGATTTCAAAAATGAGTTCTCTAGGAAATAGCAAACTCAAAGATCAAAGGAAGCAGAAAAGTCCCAACTACCATTATACTCTTGAGACTTCTCTACCTctctcccaattctctctctctctctgtagaaAACCCCCAAGTCTCTGTGTTTCTGCATGGCACCTAAGCGCCCCTCCAATGCAATGAACAATCCCCAGtcgtcggaggaggaggaggaggacgaggaaCCGTCGTCGTCGGAATATAAAACAGCCTCTGAATCCGACTCCGAAACTGAGTCCGACTCCGGCTCCGTCGGGGAGACAGGAGTGGCCAATGCCAAGCCTATTGCTTCCAAGCACGTGGAGAAGGTTACGCCGCCGCCCAAGGCCACCAAGCCCCCCGCTAGTCAGGCGGCAGCGAAACCCGGTACCAAGCGGCCCGGCGGCGAGAGTGAGTTGATTAAGGAGTCCAAGAaggctaagaagaagaagaagggaaatGATGAAGAGGACTTGAAGAAGACCAAGAAGAGGAAGGGAAATGATGAAGAGGATTTGAAGAAGGCCAAGAGGAAGGGGATTGATAAAGAGGACGATGGTGTAGAAGAGGAGTTGGAGAAACCCAAACAGCTGTTCCAGAGGGTTTGGAGCGAGGAAGATGAGATCGTTTTGCTTAAAGGCATGAATGAGTACACTATGGAGAAAAGGTTGGACCCTAGTGCAGATGTGAATGCATTTCTTAACTTCATCAAAGACAAGTTGAAGTTGAATGTTAGCAAGAGCCAGTTACAGGACAAAATTCGCagaatgaagaagaagtttgagAACATTGTGAACAACAAGTACAAACCGACCAATCCTCATGAATGGACGGCTTTCGAGTTGTCGAAGAATGTGTGGGGAGATGGTGAAGATCTAGCTGGGAAGGTGGAACAGCTCAAGTCTAGCGGGAATGATCAGAATATGTTGAGGGACGTTCTTGGGTTTGATAACGGTTTCAAAGAGCTTCTGTTGTCGGAAACTATTGTGAACCAAGGTCTGGAGTGGATTGGGGAATCAAACTGTGCTGAGCTGCTAAAGGATAGGTGGAACAAACTGCATGTTGCTGAATTGGAGCTTTTTGTTATGAAGGCTGAGCTTATGAGAGATCAGGCCAAGTTGATATTGGAGGCCCTTAAGTCATCAAATCATTAGAATGGTGGTAAGGATAACTCTGTAAGGGAAGATGATCATAATTTGACTTTTGTTTGTGGAATCCATGGTGGGTAGGCATAATCGATCCTAGGTCTAGAAAGCTTGATtgtactttttgttttgttcgtGGATTTCTACTTCTACTTTAGGGTTGAAGAAGTAAAAATATATTAGGCCATGTATTTAAATTCCCTATGTCTATTTTGACCATGAAATGATGATCGAATCTTTTATCAATTTCCTGCACTTTTCTAAGTCCCTGACTTTATTTTTACATGCTTGTTTCCTGTCAATTCCT
This region includes:
- the LOC133722417 gene encoding GLABROUS1 enhancer-binding protein-like translates to MAPKRPSNAMNNPQSSEEEEEDEEPSSSEYKTASESDSETESDSGSVGETGVANAKPIASKHVEKVTPPPKATKPPASQAAAKPGTKRPGGESELIKESKKAKKKKKGNDEEDLKKTKKRKGNDEEDLKKAKRKGIDKEDDGVEEELEKPKQLFQRVWSEEDEIVLLKGMNEYTMEKRLDPSADVNAFLNFIKDKLKLNVSKSQLQDKIRRMKKKFENIVNNKYKPTNPHEWTAFELSKNVWGDGEDLAGKVEQLKSSGNDQNMLRDVLGFDNGFKELLLSETIVNQGLEWIGESNCAELLKDRWNKLHVAELELFVMKAELMRDQAKLILEALKSSNH